TATGGCCGCAGCAACAAGAGCCGGTTCTATATCAAGTGAAGTAGGTTTAAGAGTATCTGAATGTCTCTCAATAAAACCGGTATCAATAGTGCCCTCTTTAAATTCATTGTTAGCCATCACGCGTAATAAAAAACCGATGTTTGTCTTGACGCCCAGAACAACAAATTCCTTTAGCGCAGAAATCATTTTGCTGATAGCGACTTCTCTTGTTTCACCCCATACTATGAGCTTTGAAATCATAGGATCGTAAAATGGGGTAATTTCAGAACCACTGTAGATCGATGAGTCATTCCTAATACCCGGACCATTCGGCGCCCTGAAATAGACTATTTTGCCGGGTGAAGGTATGAAGTTCATCTCAGGATCTTCGGCATAAACTCTACACTCGATCGCATGCCCTTTCATTGTGATGTTCTTTTGTTTAAAAGGCAGCTTCTCTCCGTTGGCTATTCTTATCATCCATTTAACGATGTCGAATCCAGTAACCATTTCGGTAACTGGATGTTCAACCTGTATTCTCGTATTCATCTCTAGGAAATAGAAATTTCCCTTCTGATCCAATATAAATTCGACAGTTCCAGCTCCGTGGTAAGAAACTGCCTCTGAGATTTTAACTGCTACTTCCCCCATCTTTTTTCTGGTCTTAGCATTAATGGCTGGAGAAGGAGTTTCTTCAATCACCTTTTGATGCCTTCTTTGTATGGAACATTCTCGTTCGAACAAATGTAGTATGTTTCCGTGCAAGTCACCTATAACCTGAATCTCAACGTGGCGCGGTTGCTCGACAAATTTTTCAATGTAGACTGAATCATCGCCGAATGATGAACGGGCCTCGCTTCTGGCCATACGTAATGAGCTTTTGAAATCATCTTCCTTCAAAACAAGCCTCATTCCCTTTCCACCGCCACCGGCCGAGGCTTTTATCATAATTGGATAACCAATTTTCTTGGCTATTACCCCTGCTTCCACATCACTCACAGCACCCTCAGATCCCGGTGCTAGCGGTACACCCGTCTCCTGGGCAATTTTTCTAGCGGTTACTTTATCTCCCATTAGTCGGATAGATTTTGATGAGGGGCCAATAAATACAATCCCTTCTTTTTCACACATCTCTGCAAAGGTCTCATTTTCGGCCAGAAACCCGAATCCTGGATGAATGGCTTCGGCCTTTGAAGTTTTTGCGATTTCTATTATTTTTTCCTTAACTAGGTAGCTCGCACTGGGTGCTGAAGGACCTACGTGATAGGCTTCATCTGCTAGTGCGACATGGAGTGAGGTTCTATCTGCATCGGAATAGATTGCAACCGTTTTTACTCCAAGCTCATTGCAAGCCCGTATAATACGTACTGCGATTTCCCCTCTATTGGAAATCAGTATTTTATTGAACATTTATCTTCTCCAATAAGTCCTTGACCACTAAGACGATGAGATACGAAGCGAGAGTTTAGGAATTAGAATACAAAAGTCAGGAGTCAGAAGCAATTTTTCTTCTGGATACCGTCTTCTGACTTCTAAAATTGACTTTCAAACTCCTATTACTCCTTTGTGCCTTAGTGTCTTGGTGGCTACTTTCACTATAATGGAATATTTCCGTGTTTTTTTGGTGGATTTGTCTGTCTTTTAGCTTCAAGCATCTCAAACGCCCTTATCACCCTTGGTCTTGTATCTTCGGGCCTGATAACTTCATCGATAAAGCCAAGGTCGGCAGCTCTATAAGGATTAGCGAACCTTTCTCTATACTCTTCGGTAAGTCTCACTCTCTCCGCTTCAGGGTCCTCGGCCTGTTCTATTTCCTTCCTTGCGATTATGTTCACAGCTCCCTCCGGGCCCATTACAGCTATCTCTGCGGTGGGATAAGCAAAATTAATGTCGGCCCTTACATGTTTGGAGGACATGACGTCATACGCGCCGCCATAGGCCTTTCTCGTAATAACGGTGACCCTTGGTACAGTTGCTTCGCAATATGCATATAGAAGCTTAGCCCCGTGTTTGATAATACCTCCCCATTCCTGGGCCGTACCGGGAAGAAATCCAGGTACGTCAACAAAGGTAAGAATGGGAATGTTAAAACAATCACAGAATCTCACGAACCTTCCACCCTTCACGGACGCATTAATATCAAGACATCCGGCGAGCACATTTGGCTGGTTGCCTACAATTCCCACAACCCTGCCATCCAGTCTAGCAAATCCGATATTTATATTTTGGGCAAAATGTTCTTGAACCTCGAAGAAATAACCATGGTCTACGATAAGCCTGATAACATCTTTGATATCGTAGGGTTTGTTGGGATTTTCTGGGACTATACCCCTCAGGCTCATTTCACGTCGTTCAATGGGATCGTCTGTTGAAATTCTTGGTGAATCTTCCATGTTGTTGGAGGGTAAGAAGCTTAGTAGCTCCTTGATGAGTAAAATACAGTCCTTATCGTTCTGTGCTGCAAAGTGGGCTACGCCGCTAGTTGAATTATGAACCATGGCGCCACCAAGTTCCTCTCTGGTTACCTCCTCATGGGTGACGGCTCTAATGACGTCGGGACCGGTTATGAACATATAACTGGTGTCTTTCGACATAATTATAAAATCGGTCATAGCTGGAGAGTATACAGCACCACCTGCGCAGGGTCCCATTATGGCCGAGATTTGAGGAATAACACCCGAGGCGAGTACATTCCTTAAAAATATGTGGGCGTAGCCTGCAAGGCTTTCAACACCCTCCTGAATCCTTGCACCACCAGAATCGTTTAAACCGATTACCGGGGCTCCGACCTGTGTGGCAAGGTCCATAATTTTTGCGATCTTGTTTGCGTAGACCATTCCTAGAGATCCGCCAAAAACAGTAAAATCCTGTGCAAATACAAATACCTGTCGCCCATCTATCTTTCCGTACCCCGTTATTACACCATCTCCAAGTATTTTGTTTTTATCCATATTGAAATCTGTGCATCTATGAACGACAAACTTGTCTAGTTCCACAAATGTGCCTTTATCGAGCAGAAGATTAACTCTCTCTCTAGCTGTGAGCTTCCCCATTTCGTGTTGCTTTTGGATTCTAGCTTTTCCTCCACCCTGTTCTGCTTCCTTTTCCTTATGCTCCAGAATTTCAATCTTATCCTTCATGTTTTACTCCTTCACTGATCTATAGGATCGGGGAAATTACACTTGGGTAAGGAAGACAGCAATTTGGGTGTTGAACTGTGTTTCGTCGGGCCTGTTGTAGTAAGAATTATCATTTAAATTCAGAAAACAATTTACGTTTGAGATTTTGTAAGTTTTAGGGATATAATTAGAATCCAAACCCCTTCTCCATCTCAAAAAAGCGGAATCAACTATACCAGAAAAATTCCCTTAATCAAAGTCGTAGTTAGCCACTAAGGCACTAAGGCACAAAGGAGGAACATGAGTTTTAAAAACGTAGATTTGGAAGTCAGAATTCAGAATCCAGAAGAATAAATACTTCTGACTCCTGACTTCTGCATTTTAACTCTATGAATTCGAACTTTGTGTCTTAGAGTCTTTGTGGCAACTCAGTTGTTATTTTTTCCCAAACTTCTTCAACCTGTTTTCTACTTTCTCCTAAACTCCCCGAGTTATCGATAACATGTGTTGCATGTTTAGTTTTTTCAGATATTGGCATCTGGGATTTTATTCTTGAGAGCGCTTCATCTCTTCGGAGTCCGTCTCTTTTCATTATTCTTTCAACCTGAGTTTCTTCATCAGTGACAACTACTATCAATTCATCAATAAGATTTAACAGACCTCCTTTTTCAACTATGAGAGCCGCTTCAACAATTACCAGATTTCCATTTTCTTTCTTATACTTATCGATTAACTCTTTTAGTTTTGTCATTATCCTGGGGTGGGTGATCCGATTTAGTTGCTCTCTCTTCGTATCATCATTGAAGACAATTTCCCCTAATTTTTTTCTATTAATTGAGCCATCGGTATTTAAGATATTGTTTCCGAATTCTTCTATGATCTCTTTCCAGGCAATCTCGCCGGGTTCCACGACTTCCCTTGCAATCTTGTCGGCGTCAATTACCTTTGCCCCTAGTTGTTTAAAAATATTTGCTACCTCGGTCTTTCCAGATGCGATATTTCCAGTAAGTCCTATTATCTTCATCTCTAGGGTATTCTAATTTGCGTATTAGTTTGTTTCAAATAAAGATAATTTGACATAAGTTAGACAATGAAGTCTCTAGATTTGAAGTGTTAGCCCATTATAAATAGCGCATTAGGGTTGATATTCTATTAATTGAGGTGAAGGCTCAATATGTATAATATAGTAGAATCTTAAGCATGTAGTTAATTTGAATCACCAAAAATATCCACGGCATTCTTGAAGTACCATTGCAGTAATGTGGGTAAATAAATATGGTGTAAATGTCATGTTTAATTAGAAGTGAAGAATATGAAAATTGCAATCATTTCAGACATTCACGACAATGTGTGGAATTTGGGAGCTGCAGTCGAAAAAATTCAGGGTGCTGACGCTCTCATTTGCTGCGGGGATTTGTGCTCCCCGTTCATAGTGGACTTGATGGCCGATGGCTTTCCAAAGCAAATCCATATAGTGTTCGGAAATAATGATGGCGATCAATACCGCATCACCAACAACGCAATTAAGTATGGTGGCCGCGTAATAATTCATGGTGAATTTGCAGAGCTCAAGCTAGGTGGAAAGCGTCTTGCAGTAAATCATTATCCAAATATTGCAAGATCAATTGCTGAGTCGGGAGATTATGATGTGGTGTGCTTTGGCCATAACCATATTTATAGAGTTCAACATGTTAATAAAACCCTTTTGATTAATCCTGGAGCTATAATGGGATACGACGGGGTGAACAAAAAGGACATTCCCTCGACATTCGTTGTCTACGATACCGTAAGTGATGAGTTTAAGGGGTACGAGGTTAGGTCAAAAGATGATGCGAAAGCCATCTCAAAAATTGTAGTTGAGATCGACGAGACTTCCTAGCTTTGCAAGTAAAGTATTGACCTATTATGTGTATCTATCCATACTTATGAATATTAAAATAAAGTTTAACACATGGGACGGCAATGGAAGATCTGTTAACCATAGATGAAGTGTCGAAACGACTCAAGATTAGTAAGGCTACTGTGAGACGGCATATTAGAGAAGGAAAACTTAAGGCGTATAAAATAGGTAGAGTCGTACGTATCTCTTCTGATGATTTAAAGAGAATCATCAGTCCTATAGATGAAGTAAATAGATCAAAGAAAACCCTAGATTGGTTTGACGGGTGTCAGAGGTTATGTAGAGAAATAAAGGAAAGACACCATAGTTCCTTATTAGAGGATTCAACTGAAACCATTCGGGATCTTAGACACGTGAGGACGATTAGTTAATAGTTCATGGACAAAGTCTGTATTGATGCAAGCCTAGCTCTCAAGTGGGTATTGCCTGAAATATATACAAACAGGGCGCAAGAAGTCCTTCGCAATTGGCTGCTTGAAGGGGTTTCTCTAGTTGCACCGACACTTTTTATCTATGAAATAGCCTCCGCTTTGAGAAATAAAGTGCATAGGCAAGTCATTACACTGAAGGAAGGGTTTTCAGCTCTGAATCAAATCAGGAGCGGAAACATTGAATTGATATATCAACCAGAATTAGTTGAAATGGGATGGGCCATATCTGAGCGATTAGGACTGCCGACTGCTTATGATTCATTTTATCTAGCCCTTGCAGAACACGAAGGCTGTGAGTTCTGGACGGCTGATGAGAACCTGGTAAACATATTGGAGAACAATAAAATAAAATGGGCGAGGTGGATAGGGGGTTCTTAAATCGAAAACTAAGGTTTTCCGTTACGGCTTTAGGCACTTGAGATATGTGCGACTGCCTTCTTTAATCTTTCGATAACTTTGTCCTTTCCGAGTATTTCCATGACCTCAAAAATCCCTGGGCTTACCGCACCACCTGTTAGTGCTACCCTCGTAGGTTGAGCGACGTTTACAAGTTTGAGCCCGCTTTCATCAATTATTTCTTGAAAAATCCTTTGTAATTGTTCGATAGTAAATTCATCTAGTTTGGATAGCCTATTTATGAGCTTTTCAAATATTGGCAGCGATTCTGTGGTCAGAAATCTATTTTTTGCCTTATCGTCGAATTTAATTTCATCGTTGAAAAAATAATCTGCTGAGTTTACTATGTCTACGAGTGTCTTCGCTCTTTCCCTAAGATTCTCGACTATCTTTATTAATTTGGAATCCATTTTTACTCGGAACCCCTTATCCTGAAGTAGCGGAATTACAAGTTCTGCGACCTCACTGGCTGGTTTATTCCTTATGTACCAGCCGTTCAACCAAATAAGCTTTTCCGGGTTGAATACCGCGGGAGATTTGCCGACATTGTCAAGGGTGAATTTCTCAATCAATTCATCCTTAGAGAAGATCTCCTGATCCCCATAGGACCAACCCAAGCGGGCGAGATAATTTATTAAGGCCTCCGGCAGGTAACCGCTTTCTCTGTACGCTATCACCGAGGTAGCGCCGTGCCTTTTGCTAAGCTTTGCTTTATCTGAACCCAGTATTGTGGATACATGGGCAATTTTCGGGACATCATACGAGAAAGCTCCATATATTAAAACCTGCTTAGGTGTGTTTGGTAGATGATCGTCTCCTCTGATTATATGAGATATCTCCATCTCAGCATCATCAACTACTACCGCAAAGTTATACGTCGGGAACCCATCGGTTTTTTGGATTATAAAGTCGTCAATTTCTTTGGCGTCGAAGATTATCGTTCCCCTTATAAGGTCATCCACCTCTATTGAGCCCCAGTCGGGTGTCATGAGTCGAATGGCGTAAGGTTTGTTTTCAGGATGGGATCTTAGTTTTCTACAGGTGCCTTCATATCTATAAATCCTTCCCTGCTTTTGAGCTTCTTTTCTTCTCGACTCAATATCTTCAGCGGTACAATAGCATCTATATGCATTTCCACTCTCTATCAGTTTTTGAGCGTGGTCTTGATAAATAGCAATTCTATCCGACTGTCTGTACGGACCTTCATCCCAGTCCAGACCTAGCCATGACATAGCATCCAGTATCTCAGTAATGGATTCTTCCGTTGAACGGCTGCGATCGGTGTCCTCAATCCTGAGAATAAATTTACCCCCGAAGTGCCTTGCAAATAGCCAGTTGAATATTGCTGTTCTGGCGCCCCCAATATGCAGGGAGCCAGTAGGGCTTGGAGCAAATCTGGTTCTCACTTTCATGGGATTCAAGGTAAATTAGAGTTTATGATGAGTCAAAATATTTAATTGTATGTCCCGGATTTTGATAGCGCGATAGAGACGCCCCTTCTGGGTGTCTTCACATTATTTCTCCGTGACATGATTGAGGATTTTGTCCAGTTTACTTGTCCTTTCAAGCGCAGCGAGTTGATCGTATCCGCCAATAACTTTATCGTCTATTATGATGATCGGTACTGTTCTCCAACTAAACTGTTCCATTACTCGCCTTTTCAATTCATGGTCATGCGTAACATCGATTTTTTTATAGTCGACCTTCTTTTTGTCAAGAAGCGCCTCTGCCGCCCGACAATATGGACAGTAAGTAGTTGTGTAAACTTCAACCTTGCTCAATCTATAATTCCCCTAATGTATCTACTTTTAAGTTAATATGATGCTTGGTTTTTAAATGAGTTTCAAGTATCATTGAAAGTTACTCAAATACAGGTCACATGTTTTAAAAACGAGTTATAAGAACTCATAATCCACTCTGATGGTTAGATTTTTTCCAAGAGAAGAGAAGTTTTTTGTTTATTTTAACGAGGCTTCCGAGAAAATCCTTGCGGGTATAAAACTTTTTAAGGAAATGATGCAAGATCTATCGACTGCAGCCGACAAGACGAAGAAGATAAAGGAAGTTGAACATGAAGCTGACCGTATAACCCATGAGACAATTTCCAAATTGCATCAAACATTCATAACCCCGATTGATCGTGAATTTATACATTCCCTAATAACCAGGATGGATGATATTCTTGACCTTATTTATGCTGCATCGGAAAGGGTCTTCTTATATAAAATAACGACATCAACTGCCCATGCGCTCTCCTTAATCGATACACTGGAAAGGGCCATTATAGAAGTGGCAAAGGGAGTAGAAGGGCTCAGTAACCTAAAGAACTCTAAATCGATTCTAAACATCTGTATCGAGATCCATAGCCTTGAAAATGAGGGCGATAGGGTCTTTAGGATCGCCCTGTCAGACCTGTTTAATTCTAATTTTGATCCCACTGAAATAATTAAGTGGAAGGATATCTACGAGACGTTTGAAGATGCGATTGACAAATGTGAGGATGTAGCAAACATCTTGGAAGGAATAGTCCTCGAGAATGCATGACACCCTCTTATTGACGGTCGTAGTTATAGTAATAGCGCTTTTATTCGACTTTACTAATGGTTGGAACGACGCTGCAAATTCGATAGCAACCGTGGTGTCAACAAGGGTTCTTTCGCCTCTCCAAGCAGTTCTGTTCGGTGCTACATTAAATTTTCTAGGAGCGTATTTAAGCACAAAAGTTGCGAAGACAATCGGTGGAGATATTACCGATCCCAAAACTATAACTCAGACGGTAATTCTTTCGGCGATGATAACTGCTTCCGGCTGGACGGTGATTATGACTAGAGTGGGGCTTCCCATAAGCGCATCGCATGCTTTAATAGGCGGAATAATTGGGGCTACAATCTCATTTAAGGGTATTGCCGCTCTTCAGATAGCCGGGGTAACCAAAATCCTGATTGCGCTTGTTGCATCGCCAATCTTTGGTTTTAGCATTGGGTTCCTATTAATGTTCCTTATCATCTGGCTATTTCATCGCCTTTCACCAACATCAATTAACAGGACTTTTGGAAAACTTCAGATTTTATCCGCTGGTTTCATGGCTATCAGTCATGGCACCAATGATGCTCAGAAGACGATGGGTGTGATTACGATGACCCTTGTCACCGGAGGCTACCTCGATACTGTAGAGGTTCCAATCTGGGTAATCAGTGCTTGTGCAATCGTGATGGGACTCGGTACCGCGTTTGGTGGATGGAAGGTTATTAAAACCCTTGGTGTAAACCTTCTCAAGATTAAGCCGGTTCAGGGATTTGCTGCAGAAACCTCCGCATCTGTAGTCATGCTTGGTGCGGCGTCGCTGGGTGTCCCCGTAAGTACGACACATGTGATTGCATCTTCGATTATGGGGGTTGGATCGACAACGAGATTTTCAGCCGTCAGATGGGGAATAGCCAGGGATATTGTTATGGCGTGGATTTTTACACTCCCGGTTTGTGCCTTAGTCGCAGGTATACTTTTCCAGTTAATCAATCTAATTTCTTAGATATAAGTCAAGCGGGAGTTCAAGAAGATAACAACTTGTCACTTTATGAGTAAGCGGTTCGTGATATTAACGACTTTTATTTTTTTGTTTAATTCTTGCTCAATTGCGAAATTTGCAAAGTACTATGCCGGCGCCGATTCCTCTTCCGGTAGTCTCAATGGATTGTATTATGAAAAAGAGGATACCGCCTACATAATTGGCAGTTTACCCGACACTTGGAAAAGAATAGAGATAAAGGGCGGCGACTTGGCATATTGGAACCCGCAAGATGAATCGACTATTACTGTAAATTCGACTTGTGACAAGAATAAGATCAAATATAATCTAAAGGCCCTTTCTAATACCCTGGTAATCGGGATAGATGATAAGAAATTGATAGAAAGCAGCGAGCCGAACGTAAGCGGTGTGATTTCTCTTAAAAGAATCTATGAAGGAAAGCTCTCTGGTGTTCCCATAAAAATCAGCACCGTAGTATTAAAAAAGGGTGACTGTATTTACGACATAGCATATTCATCAGCGCGAGATAATTTTGATAGCTGGTTTGGAGAGTTCAATGAGTTCGTTTCACAATTTAAAATAATGAGCTGATTTAAATGAAGGAAATTATATTAGATATTGGCGGGTATTTTCTTTCTATACTTGAACGTGTTGGAGATGTTGTAATCCTGTTTTATAGGACATTATACACAAGTATTAGCCCTCCGTTTAACTTTCGGCTTGTAGTACAACAGTTGGATGAAATTGGATTTAAATCAACTCCTATAGTAGTGGTCTCTTCTATAGCAATAGGAATGGTTATGGTTGTTCAGCTCGCTTGGGGATTCGCATTTTTTGGCGCGAAGGGTGTAATAGGGCCCATTGTCACTCTCGCATTCGTTAGGGAATTGGGTCCTGTACTAGCCTCTCTTTTGGTAGGTGGCAGGGTTGGTTCAGGAATAACTGCTGAAATTGGATCCATGCAGGTGACAGAGCAAATTGATGCTATCAGAACATTGGGCGCCGATCCGATAAAGAAACTTGTTGTTCCAAGATTTATTGCTGCTGCGATTTCCTTTCCATTTCTTGCGGTAATTGCCGACCTTTCCGGTATTATCGGTGCGATGATCATGGCCGACGTTGAGTTAGGAGTCAAGCCGAGGCTATTTATATCAAGTATGGAAGGGTTTATAACCCTGACCGACTTTTTCAGCGGGATTTTGAAAACCGTGTTTTTTGGAATACTAGTTTCCATAATTGGTTGCTATGTGGGAATGACTACAGAGGGGGGAACAGAAGGAGTTGGGAGAGCTACAACTTTAACTGTGGTTATCTCGATGGTACTCATCATTGTAGGCGATTTTTTCCTCACAAAACTGTTTTTGATTCTGTAATCGTTTTTTCAGTTATATGCGATGCATTATATCGTCATTAAACCGGTAAATTCTTTCCGGTCGGCGAGATTGTTTTCCTCCGACATAACATTTGTAAATTTCTGCTTACCAACTTTAACCTCATTTGACAAAGGATTTTAAATCAAGAAAATTAGCTTGACGTTTGATGCCGAATTTACTAAAAAACCCATCGGGTGAACCTTATTTTCAGGCCGGGTCGGGAACGGCTTCATATTCTGAAGATTTAGGTCCATGGATCCTATTTGCGACAATTCTTGGGACCAGCATGGCCTTCATTGATAGTACTGCAATAAATGTGGCACTGCCAGTAATACAGAGGGATCTTCATGCAACTCTGGCAGGGGTCCAGTGGATGGTTGAGGCATATGCGCTTTTTATTGCTTCACTTATTTTGGTAGGAGGAACCCTGGGCGATTACTTTGGTCGGCGGCGTATTTTTGCTATTGGAATTATTGTTTTTACCATATCATCAATCTGGTGTGGTTTCGCACCTAATACAGCACAGCTTATTGTAGGAAGAGCAATGCAGGGTGTTGGGGGAGCGCTACTGGTACCAGGGAGTCTCTCTATCATCAACTCATCATTCAGTGATGGAAAGAGGGGACGAGCCATAGGTACCTGGTCAGCTTTCACTGCCATTACGGCTGGGTTGGGTCCTGTGTTAGGTGGGTGGTTGGTTGAGAACTTTTCATGGCGTTGGGTCTTTTTTATAAATGTCCCTATTGCGTGTGTTGTATTGGTAGTCTTATTTTCAAGAGTCCCTGAGAGCCGTAATGATGATGAAGGTTTAAGATTAGATTGGCTTGGTGCAGTCCTGACCACGATTGGACTTGGAGGGGTTGTTTATGGACTTATTGAGTCTTCTAGTATGGGTTTTGGTAACCCCTTCGTCATCGCTGCTTTAGTGGTCGGTACAGTTTGTTTAATGCTATTCGTAATTGTCGAGCGATATAACAAATCTCCTATGATGACTCTTCATCTGTTTCGATCTCGAACTTTCAGTGCGGCAAATGTAATTACATTTTTAATGTACGCTGCTATGGGCGGGGCACTATTCTTCGTTCCATTCAATCTGATTCAGGTGCAGGGATACACGGCAACCGGCGCAGGAGCTGTGTGGATACCTTTTGTATTGTTGATATTTTTACTGTCCAGATGGGCCGGTGGGTTGGCAAGTAAACATGGTGGGAAAATACCACTTGTCGTAGGTGGTACAATAATTGCACTCGGCTATGTGCTTTTCGCATTACCTGGAATTGGAGGAAGTTATTGGTTGACTTATTTCCCCGCAATTTTCGTTTTGGGATTAGGTGCTGGTTTTAGTGTGGCTCCACTGTCTACAGTTGTGATGGAAGCAGTTGATGTAAGACAATCCGGACTTGCTTCGGGTATTAACAACGCTGTATCAAGAATTTCCGGACTGCTATCAATTGCAGTACTGGGAATATTTGCTTTACAGTCATTCAACAAGGGGCTCGATGAGAGAATTGTCGACATCAGCCTAACGCCCTATGCGATTGAGTATCTCGATTCAGAGAGAATCAAACTTGCGGCAGCCGAGATACCTCCGGGGCTTTCTGCGCAATCGAGTTTAGCATTAAAAAGGGCCATTGCGGAATCTTTTGTTGATGCTTTTCGTGTTATCATGTTTATTTCCACCGGGCTTGCGATGGCAGCCGTTCTAACTGCTTTGATTTTTATCGATGGAGGTAGTAGGGAACAGAAAATAATAACGGATAATCCTTACTCGTAGTAAACTCAAATTATCAGCGTTTGGTAATTGCGTTTTAGTATGTGATTGCAGATAGACAGGTGACTAAGAATATTTTAAGATCACGTAAAATGGCCTTACAGGAGGTGTTTTATGCTAAATAAATTTTTTCGAACAGAGGATGATTCTGCTTTACTCGTTGCGAGGTTAGCTTTGGGGATTGTTTTTTTACCGCATGGTTTACAGAAGACTTTAGGCTTGTTTGGGGGAGCAGGGTTTTCTGGAACGATGGGATTTTTCACACAACAAGGGTTGCCGTCAATTATTGCATTTCTTGTTATAATTGCTGAGTCGTTTGGCGCGCTTGGACTCATTATAGGTTTTTTGAGCAGGCTTGCAGCGTTTGGGATTTGTTTGAATATGCTAGGTGCTATTTTAATGGTTCATTTACCCAATGGATTCTTCATGAACTGGTTTGGCACACAAAAGGGAGAGGGTTTTGAATACCATATTTTAGCAATTGGCTTGGCGTTAGTTGTTTTGATTGGTGGCGGAGGTAAGTGGTCTGTGGATAGGCTTTTACTCAAAGATTGAAGTTCTTGTATATCGGTGTTGCTGTCCTCCCCGTTGTTGCGAACACTTCGATACGGTGCGTTTAAACTCCGTGAAGCAATCCCGATATCATTTATGGTAGCGGAGGACTTTAGTCCTCCATTCTTTTATATAATTTATAGCGACGCGAAGATTGCCGTTACATGCAGAAATAGGTTAAGGAGACTATCATCGGAAGTAATGATAGGAGCCTTCATTAATCCCTCTACTTGGATTATAATGTCCCCAATTTTCAAGGTGCGTGCATAACCCCTATCAAATCATTCCTATAGTTCGGGTGTAGATTCATTGAGAGGGAACTTTATGACTATTTATAACCTCGTTAGCTTTGTTGGTTTATTTGTACTGCTTGGTGTCGCATGGCTAATGTCCACCGATAGAAGGAATATAAACTTCCGAGTAATTATATGGGGCTTAGTATTACAGATTGCTTTTGCCACTTTCATTTTCGTAATCCCGGCGGGTACAAGTTTTTTCTTATTCATTAACGATTCTGTCGTAAGGGTTCTTGATTCGGCTTCGGCTGGAGCGAAGTTTCTTTTTGGCAGGCTGTCCCTATCTCCCGGAGAGGTGAACGAGCATGGAGAATCCTCATTGGGTTTTTTTCTAGCGTTTCAGGTTTTTCCTGCCATAATATTCTTTTCGGCCCTGATGTCAATTTTATATTATTATAAAATCATGCCGACTGTGATTAGGGGTTTTTCTTACGTGT
The Thermodesulfobacteriota bacterium DNA segment above includes these coding regions:
- a CDS encoding DoxX family protein, with the translated sequence MLNKFFRTEDDSALLVARLALGIVFLPHGLQKTLGLFGGAGFSGTMGFFTQQGLPSIIAFLVIIAESFGALGLIIGFLSRLAAFGICLNMLGAILMVHLPNGFFMNWFGTQKGEGFEYHILAIGLALVVLIGGGGKWSVDRLLLKD